A window of Candidatus Hydrogenedentota bacterium contains these coding sequences:
- a CDS encoding extracellular solute-binding protein yields the protein MKHAIWMGVLLLAGCGPSNVIVVYSPHGAEMLGDYEVLFEAAHPGVDVHMVDMGAKEVHSRLLAERNRPQCDIWWGAPSTMFMQAADEGLLAPYTPEWADALSPEYKDSEGRWHATYLSPLAILFNDRHYTAADMPRTWDGLLDEAWRGKISLRRPLESGTMRTFICAMIHRAGAEDAGIEWLRDFHGQTGQYLGNPALLFDHIKKNPGQISIWLMPDIVMQAVRNGFPFDYYIPPDTPVLTDGIALVKGGPNPEWARKFYDFVTTKEALVHQAAEYAKLPARNDIDAAALPPKLVAQRIGAMEIDWAAFAEKENAWCERWKREIFEAP from the coding sequence ATGAAACACGCGATCTGGATGGGCGTCCTGCTCCTGGCGGGATGCGGGCCCTCCAATGTCATCGTCGTCTACAGCCCCCACGGCGCCGAAATGCTGGGGGATTACGAGGTCCTGTTCGAGGCGGCGCACCCCGGCGTTGATGTCCACATGGTCGATATGGGCGCCAAGGAGGTGCACAGCCGGCTCCTGGCCGAGCGCAACCGCCCGCAGTGCGACATCTGGTGGGGCGCGCCCTCGACCATGTTCATGCAGGCCGCGGACGAGGGCCTGCTTGCGCCATACACGCCGGAATGGGCGGATGCGCTGTCGCCGGAATACAAGGATTCCGAGGGACGGTGGCACGCCACGTACCTGTCCCCACTCGCGATCCTCTTTAACGATCGCCACTACACGGCGGCGGACATGCCGCGCACGTGGGACGGGCTGCTCGACGAAGCGTGGCGGGGCAAGATCAGTTTGCGCCGCCCGCTTGAATCGGGCACGATGCGCACCTTTATCTGCGCGATGATCCACCGCGCGGGCGCGGAAGACGCCGGGATTGAATGGCTGCGCGACTTTCACGGGCAGACGGGGCAATACCTGGGCAACCCCGCGCTGCTCTTCGACCATATCAAGAAGAATCCGGGCCAGATCAGCATCTGGCTGATGCCGGATATCGTGATGCAGGCGGTGCGAAACGGGTTTCCCTTCGATTATTACATCCCGCCGGACACGCCCGTGCTGACGGACGGCATCGCGCTGGTCAAGGGTGGCCCGAATCCCGAGTGGGCGCGGAAGTTCTATGACTTCGTGACCACGAAGGAAGCGCTCGTGCATCAGGCCGCGGAATACGCCAAGCTCCCGGCCCGGAACGATATAGACGCCGCGGCGCTGCCGCCGAAGCTCGTGGCGCAGCGGATCGGCGCCATGGAGATCGACTGGGCCGCGTTCGCGGAAAAAGAAAACGCCTGGTGCGAGCGGTGGAAGAGGGAGATCTTTGAGGCCCCATGA
- a CDS encoding ABC transporter ATP-binding protein — protein sequence MSSVRLERVTRVFAEGGGVRDFSCEIAQGEFFALLGPSGCGKTTTLRSIAGLEELDSGAIYFGGRDVTHEPPERRKAAMVFQSYALFPHMNVFENVAFGLRAQRMDKTLIPERVRASLALVQLERLERRWVTELSGGQQQRVALARALAVHPEILLLDEPLSNLDAELRYATRAQLAEIQKKLGITAIYVTHDQEEAIELADRIAVMKDGVCHQIGSPREILEAPATDFVRQFLSRQRESGASGA from the coding sequence ATGAGCAGCGTTCGCCTCGAAAGGGTCACGCGGGTCTTCGCCGAGGGCGGCGGCGTGCGGGATTTTTCCTGCGAGATCGCGCAGGGCGAGTTCTTCGCGTTGCTCGGGCCTTCGGGATGCGGGAAAACGACGACCCTGCGGAGCATCGCGGGGCTCGAAGAGCTGGATTCCGGCGCGATTTACTTCGGCGGGCGTGACGTCACCCACGAGCCGCCCGAGCGCCGGAAGGCCGCGATGGTCTTCCAGAGTTACGCGCTTTTTCCCCACATGAACGTGTTTGAGAACGTCGCGTTCGGGCTTCGCGCGCAGCGCATGGACAAGACCCTGATCCCCGAGCGCGTGCGCGCGTCCCTCGCGCTGGTGCAGCTGGAGCGTTTGGAGCGCCGCTGGGTCACGGAGTTAAGCGGCGGCCAACAGCAGCGCGTGGCGCTTGCGCGGGCGCTCGCGGTCCACCCGGAAATCCTGCTGCTCGACGAGCCGCTGAGCAATCTGGACGCGGAACTGCGCTACGCCACGCGCGCGCAACTTGCGGAAATCCAGAAAAAGCTTGGCATCACGGCTATCTATGTTACACACGACCAGGAAGAAGCGATCGAGCTGGCGGACCGCATCGCGGTGATGAAGGATGGCGTCTGCCACCAGATCGGGTCGCCCCGCGAGATTCTGGAGGCGCCCGCCACGGATTTTGTGCGCCAATTCCTCTCGCGGCAGCGGGAATCGGGCGCGTCGGGCGCGTAG
- a CDS encoding endonuclease III domain-containing protein has protein sequence MAKKTSDTLRLFYDRMAAHYGPTHWWPGDTPFEICIGAILTQNTAWTNVEKAIANLKRERLLTPRAILAAEPDALEAALRPSGYFRQKAARVRGFARHLVEHYGGSVARMAKRPLAELRPELLALHGIGPETADDILLYACEKPVFVVDAYTRRILSRHGLAPGDIRYEPLRRLFEEHLKADVAYFKEYHGLIVWTGKDFCNSHPKCAGCPLEPLLKRGQPVVG, from the coding sequence ATGGCGAAGAAAACTTCCGATACGCTGCGGTTGTTTTACGACCGGATGGCGGCCCATTACGGGCCCACACACTGGTGGCCGGGGGACACGCCCTTCGAAATCTGCATCGGGGCCATACTCACGCAGAACACGGCCTGGACCAACGTGGAGAAGGCCATCGCCAACCTGAAGCGGGAGCGGCTACTGACGCCGCGCGCCATCCTCGCGGCGGAACCGGACGCGCTGGAGGCCGCGTTGCGCCCTTCGGGCTATTTCCGGCAGAAGGCGGCGCGCGTTCGCGGCTTTGCGCGGCATCTCGTGGAGCACTACGGCGGGAGCGTGGCGCGGATGGCGAAGCGCCCGCTTGCGGAGCTCCGCCCCGAACTGCTCGCCCTGCACGGCATCGGCCCGGAAACGGCGGACGACATCCTGCTGTACGCCTGCGAAAAGCCCGTGTTCGTGGTGGACGCGTATACCCGGCGGATCCTGAGCCGCCACGGGCTGGCGCCGGGAGACATCCGGTACGAGCCGTTGCGGCGGCTGTTTGAGGAGCACCTGAAAGCCGACGTCGCGTATTTCAAGGAATACCACGGGCTGATTGTGTGGACGGGCAAGGATTTCTGCAACAGCCACCCCAAATGCGCCGGGTGCCCGCTGGAGCCCCTCCTGAAGCGCGGGCAGCCGGTGGTGGGATGA
- a CDS encoding aspartate aminotransferase family protein: MATKEFPLTPEQVPHVDTAHRKIVTPLPAPDSVPTLERLRAIEPRSMGGQPPILWDHGHGEYICDAYGNQWIDFSSGVLVTNSGHGRPEIGEAIAAMAKKGLYFAYAFPTEVRARLIEEIQSYLPAPLKRVFLLTTGAEATECCIKLARTKGMQAGGKEKSVLVSFTHAFHGRTMGSQLAGGIPGLKAWMGDLDPRFVNVPFPDGYRQRDVGFHVFEESLAAQGVKPENVCGVMSETFQGCNATLMPPAYAQALRAWCDKHQAVLIFDEVQAGFGRAGKAFGFQHLGVVPDLAACGKGISGGTALSAVVGTEELMTMYGPGEMTSTHSANAISAAGALANLQVLRKEKLIEHTAAMEPVLKEGAAAIATASNGRIGAHDAVGLVCSLQFRQGTEGTDPDPDLAWRVVYNSYKRGVMLFAPVGVGGGAVKICPPLVIKEDALREGLGVVEEVVKELV; encoded by the coding sequence ATGGCCACCAAAGAATTTCCCCTGACGCCCGAGCAGGTCCCCCACGTCGATACCGCCCACCGCAAGATCGTCACGCCGCTGCCGGCGCCGGATTCGGTCCCCACGCTGGAGCGCCTGCGCGCCATCGAGCCGCGCAGCATGGGCGGCCAGCCGCCCATACTCTGGGATCACGGCCACGGCGAGTATATCTGCGACGCCTACGGCAACCAGTGGATTGACTTTTCCAGCGGCGTGCTCGTCACCAACAGTGGCCACGGTCGGCCCGAGATCGGCGAGGCGATCGCCGCCATGGCGAAAAAGGGCCTCTATTTCGCCTACGCATTCCCGACCGAAGTGCGCGCGCGGCTTATCGAAGAAATCCAGTCGTACCTGCCCGCGCCCCTCAAGCGCGTCTTCCTCTTGACCACCGGCGCGGAGGCGACCGAATGCTGCATTAAGCTCGCCCGCACGAAGGGCATGCAGGCCGGCGGGAAGGAAAAGTCCGTCCTCGTATCCTTCACCCACGCTTTCCACGGCCGCACCATGGGCTCCCAGCTCGCGGGCGGCATTCCCGGCCTCAAGGCCTGGATGGGCGATCTCGACCCCCGCTTCGTGAATGTGCCCTTCCCCGACGGCTACCGCCAGCGGGACGTGGGCTTTCACGTCTTCGAGGAGTCCCTCGCCGCGCAGGGCGTCAAGCCGGAGAACGTCTGCGGCGTGATGAGCGAGACCTTCCAGGGCTGCAACGCCACGCTTATGCCCCCAGCCTACGCCCAGGCCCTGCGCGCGTGGTGCGATAAACACCAGGCCGTGCTCATTTTCGACGAGGTCCAGGCCGGCTTCGGGCGCGCGGGCAAGGCCTTCGGCTTCCAGCACCTCGGCGTGGTGCCCGACCTGGCGGCCTGCGGCAAGGGCATTTCCGGCGGCACGGCCCTTTCCGCGGTCGTCGGCACGGAAGAGCTCATGACCATGTACGGCCCGGGCGAAATGACCAGCACGCACTCGGCCAACGCGATCTCCGCGGCCGGCGCCCTGGCGAACCTCCAAGTCCTCCGGAAAGAAAAGCTCATCGAGCACACCGCGGCCATGGAGCCCGTCCTCAAGGAGGGCGCCGCCGCGATCGCCACCGCCTCCAACGGGCGCATCGGCGCGCACGACGCCGTCGGCCTGGTGTGCTCCCTGCAATTCCGCCAGGGAACGGAAGGAACCGACCCCGATCCCGACCTCGCCTGGCGGGTCGTCTACAACAGCTACAAGCGCGGCGTCATGCTCTTCGCCCCCGTCGGTGTCGGCGGCGGCGCCGTGAAGATCTGCCCCCCGCTCGTCATCAAGGAAGACGCGCTCCGGGAAGGGCTGGGGGTTGTGGAAGAGGTGGTGAAGGAACTGGTGTAA
- a CDS encoding pyridoxal-phosphate dependent enzyme, with protein sequence MQELCDRFEFACYTCGRTAPIDGPARCPACASPLALRPRVYLRPGYLERPARGLWDFRELLPLPRDHAAVSLGEGATPLVGATALAAAIGAGEIGLKNEMANPAGSFKDRQVAVGLNWARSKGIQTVAAVSSGNVAAAAAAYAARAGMRAVLFMHGQAAPAKMAQARCYGATVIAVEDPSPAAVFQLCIGACQRYGWYHLSTAGIYEPWNVEGAKTIAYELYQQYRGDLPDWIVAPVGGGGLLGGIWRGLLDLRAMGLVRELPRLAGVQAAGCQPLVQAIDAGWDFNTHLAHPWPHPDTIAGAIADDILFDGHTALPAIRETGGAAIAVTDAAMGAAQTQLAQTEGLFCEIASASAIAAPGALPGLDKNTRVCCIVSGSGLKELGGLAASADDVPRIPATPEALASVPGLPIPA encoded by the coding sequence TTGCAAGAACTATGTGACCGCTTCGAGTTCGCCTGTTACACCTGTGGCCGGACCGCCCCCATAGATGGCCCCGCGCGCTGCCCGGCATGCGCGTCGCCGCTGGCGTTGCGCCCGCGGGTGTACCTGCGCCCAGGCTACCTCGAACGGCCCGCCCGCGGCCTCTGGGACTTCCGGGAGTTGCTTCCGCTGCCCCGGGACCACGCGGCCGTCAGCCTGGGCGAGGGCGCGACGCCGCTCGTGGGCGCAACGGCCCTCGCGGCGGCGATTGGCGCGGGGGAGATCGGGTTGAAGAACGAGATGGCGAATCCCGCCGGATCCTTCAAGGACCGGCAGGTCGCGGTCGGGTTGAACTGGGCGCGCAGCAAGGGAATTCAGACGGTCGCGGCGGTATCGTCCGGAAACGTTGCGGCCGCTGCGGCGGCCTATGCGGCCCGGGCGGGGATGCGCGCGGTGCTGTTTATGCACGGGCAGGCGGCGCCGGCCAAGATGGCCCAGGCGCGGTGTTACGGGGCCACCGTGATCGCGGTCGAGGACCCTTCTCCGGCGGCGGTCTTCCAGCTTTGCATCGGGGCCTGCCAGCGGTACGGGTGGTATCACCTGTCCACCGCCGGGATCTACGAACCGTGGAACGTGGAGGGCGCCAAGACCATCGCCTACGAACTATACCAGCAGTATCGCGGCGATCTGCCCGACTGGATCGTCGCGCCGGTCGGCGGCGGCGGGCTGCTGGGCGGGATATGGCGCGGCCTGCTTGACCTGCGGGCCATGGGGCTCGTGCGCGAGCTGCCGCGCCTGGCCGGGGTTCAGGCGGCGGGTTGCCAGCCGCTGGTGCAGGCGATCGACGCCGGATGGGACTTCAATACCCACCTGGCGCACCCGTGGCCGCATCCGGACACCATCGCCGGGGCCATCGCGGACGACATCCTTTTCGATGGCCACACGGCCCTGCCGGCGATCCGGGAGACCGGCGGCGCGGCGATTGCCGTGACCGACGCGGCAATGGGCGCCGCCCAGACCCAACTCGCGCAGACGGAGGGACTATTCTGCGAAATCGCCTCCGCAAGCGCGATAGCGGCGCCTGGCGCGCTGCCGGGGTTGGACAAGAACACGCGTGTCTGTTGTATAGTGTCGGGCAGCGGCCTGAAGGAGTTGGGCGGCCTGGCGGCCAGCGCGGACGATGTCCCCAGGATCCCCGCGACCCCGGAGGCGCTTGCGTCCGTTCCCGGCCTCCCGATCCCGGCCTGA
- a CDS encoding addiction module protein, with the protein MSTEDLIDEVTMLPVEERLRIVDALLKSMNTPDPEVDKAWANAAQRRLEELDSGKVEAIPGEVVIEQVRTRFNHP; encoded by the coding sequence ATGAGCACGGAAGATCTTATCGACGAAGTCACCATGTTACCCGTCGAGGAGCGCCTGCGTATTGTCGACGCCTTGTTGAAGTCCATGAACACCCCGGATCCCGAGGTAGACAAGGCGTGGGCCAATGCTGCACAGCGCCGTTTAGAGGAATTGGACTCGGGGAAGGTGGAAGCTATCCCGGGGGAGGTTGTTATCGAGCAAGTTCGAACGCGATTCAATCACCCATGA
- a CDS encoding amidohydrolase family protein, which yields MREVQLTDDDRLIYEEEIRPWLPARIFDAHTHLLVNDCHPRLAETMPLALDPLLGNVDLPWLQQWWKTLLPDAEVRGMVMGFPTIDVRMAEENRAVAAQCAPAGYPFAWLVRPSDDPGRLEADIQQYRPAVLKPYMCFVEGKPMNDAGVTDLIPEAQLALADRYGLAVMLHVAKPRGMGDAENLSEIARLAVAWPRCQFILAHCGRCFIPPNAQRMVDTLVRADNVWMDTSAVCDAGVFLTVLKHYDRAKILFGTDLVTAVAFRGNYIRMGMSWHVCTDEMVRRQGGTAHRTTFAACENLAALCFAMRFLGLDETERRAIFYDNAARMFGAG from the coding sequence ATGCGCGAAGTCCAGCTCACCGATGACGACCGCCTGATCTACGAAGAAGAGATTCGCCCCTGGCTTCCCGCGCGCATTTTCGACGCGCATACGCACCTGCTCGTGAACGACTGCCATCCGCGGCTTGCCGAGACGATGCCGCTGGCCTTGGATCCCCTGCTCGGGAACGTCGATTTGCCCTGGCTCCAGCAGTGGTGGAAAACGCTGCTCCCAGATGCTGAAGTCCGCGGCATGGTCATGGGCTTTCCCACGATCGACGTGCGGATGGCCGAGGAGAACCGCGCCGTGGCGGCACAGTGCGCGCCCGCCGGCTACCCCTTCGCCTGGCTTGTGCGGCCATCGGACGACCCGGGACGCCTGGAAGCCGATATCCAGCAATACCGGCCGGCTGTGCTTAAGCCGTACATGTGCTTCGTTGAGGGCAAGCCGATGAACGACGCCGGCGTGACCGACCTGATCCCCGAAGCCCAGCTCGCGCTTGCGGATCGCTATGGACTGGCGGTGATGCTGCACGTGGCGAAGCCGCGCGGCATGGGCGATGCGGAGAACCTATCGGAGATCGCGCGCCTCGCGGTGGCCTGGCCCCGATGCCAGTTCATTCTGGCCCATTGCGGGCGCTGCTTCATCCCGCCGAACGCGCAGCGCATGGTCGACACACTGGTGCGCGCCGATAATGTCTGGATGGACACCTCGGCGGTGTGCGACGCGGGCGTGTTCCTGACCGTACTGAAGCACTATGACCGGGCGAAGATCCTCTTCGGAACCGATCTGGTCACGGCGGTGGCGTTTCGCGGCAACTACATTCGCATGGGCATGAGCTGGCACGTGTGCACCGACGAGATGGTGCGGCGGCAGGGCGGCACGGCGCACCGGACGACCTTCGCGGCCTGCGAGAACCTGGCGGCGCTTTGTTTCGCTATGCGCTTTCTGGGGCTGGACGAGACGGAGCGGCGCGCCATCTTTTACGACAACGCCGCGCGCATGTTCGGGGCGGGGTGA